In Flavobacterium endoglycinae, one DNA window encodes the following:
- a CDS encoding bestrophin family protein, which produces MLLKKRIPMKYVLGKIKVEIVLVLAYTLVFEIFHHYFITLPVDIPIAIPTIIGTIISLLLAFKSNQAYDRWWEARIVWGAVVNDSRTLIRQVLTFYKDPDFSVEASEFKENFAKRQIAWCYSLGQSLRNKNAVEPLDGLMSEEEIKYIKNHQNVPNAILMLHARDLRNALNDKRINTYQQVEIDNTLSRLCDEMGKCERIKNTIFPTTYSMYIRLTLCLFILLLPFGLTSVLSWFAIPLITAIGGAFFLIERMAIHLQDPFENRPTDTPVTAIANTIEKNIKQMLNEYQSEFDILKEFDLKEEPKKVEKDAYFVL; this is translated from the coding sequence ATGTTATTAAAGAAAAGAATACCAATGAAGTACGTTCTCGGGAAAATTAAAGTAGAAATAGTACTTGTATTAGCTTATACCTTAGTGTTTGAAATTTTTCATCACTATTTTATCACTCTTCCTGTTGATATTCCAATTGCGATTCCCACTATAATTGGAACCATTATATCGCTATTGTTAGCCTTTAAATCCAATCAGGCTTATGACAGATGGTGGGAAGCCCGAATTGTTTGGGGAGCAGTCGTAAACGATTCAAGAACATTAATTCGTCAGGTATTGACCTTTTATAAAGACCCTGATTTTTCTGTGGAAGCCAGTGAATTCAAAGAAAATTTTGCCAAAAGACAAATTGCATGGTGTTATAGTTTAGGTCAATCTCTTCGAAATAAAAATGCTGTAGAACCTCTAGATGGTTTGATGAGTGAAGAAGAAATCAAATACATTAAAAATCATCAAAACGTGCCAAATGCTATTTTAATGCTGCACGCCAGAGATTTACGAAATGCATTAAATGATAAACGCATCAATACTTACCAGCAGGTAGAAATTGACAATACACTATCAAGATTGTGTGATGAAATGGGAAAATGTGAGCGAATTAAAAACACGATTTTTCCAACCACATACAGCATGTATATTCGATTAACATTGTGTCTGTTTATCCTTTTACTGCCTTTTGGATTAACAAGTGTGTTGAGCTGGTTTGCCATTCCATTGATTACTGCCATTGGAGGTGCTTTCTTTTTGATCGAGAGAATGGCGATTCATTTGCAAGATCCGTTTGAAAACCGACCAACCGATACGCCTGTAACTGCTATAGCAAATACAATAGAGAAAAACATCAAACAAATGCTTAACGAGTATCAAAGTGAGTTTGATATTCTGAAAGAATTTGATTTGAAAGAGGAACCTAAAAAAGTCGAAAAAGATGCCTATTTCGTCTTATAA
- a CDS encoding adenine nucleotide alpha hydrolase family protein, with translation MKNFLIPTTLKDDTISAVKSAINQSKESDCEIVLMMVSETPDAFSASNFLREMRTGLTKSQEEVLETCRYMINHTKNCRIKIHNQYGLSSPIFRGIIEHFSVKLVILTHSYKKETKRIHQYLVQLAGNQKCPILHLGSEHFKEHFTKALYIENSSANMHVKDVQQFLNENFSYEIVSQTSKIDDNYETLAPYLSEAISKYEIDLLVETRKGEKIKFKKVKKENINEKLGLPVLSLYEEMA, from the coding sequence ATGAAAAATTTCCTGATACCTACAACTTTAAAAGATGATACAATTTCTGCCGTAAAATCAGCGATTAATCAATCCAAAGAATCGGACTGCGAAATTGTTTTAATGATGGTTTCTGAAACACCAGATGCTTTTTCGGCTTCTAATTTCCTGCGTGAAATGCGCACAGGACTTACCAAAAGCCAAGAAGAAGTGTTAGAAACCTGCAGATATATGATTAATCATACTAAAAACTGCAGAATTAAAATTCATAATCAATACGGACTTTCATCGCCTATTTTTAGAGGAATAATCGAACACTTCTCTGTAAAATTGGTAATCCTGACGCATTCTTATAAAAAAGAAACCAAGCGCATTCATCAATATTTAGTGCAATTGGCTGGAAATCAAAAATGTCCGATCCTGCATTTAGGAAGCGAACATTTCAAAGAACACTTTACAAAAGCACTTTACATCGAAAACAGCAGTGCCAATATGCACGTAAAAGATGTTCAGCAGTTTTTAAATGAGAATTTCTCATACGAAATCGTAAGCCAGACTTCTAAAATTGATGATAATTACGAAACCTTAGCGCCTTATTTATCCGAAGCGATTTCTAAATATGAAATTGACCTTTTAGTAGAAACCCGTAAAGGAGAAAAAATCAAATTCAAAAAAGTTAAAAAAGAAAATATCAATGAAAAACTCGGACTTCCGGTTCTTTCATTGTATGAAGAAATGGCTTAA
- a CDS encoding aminotransferase-like domain-containing protein — protein MKNSTYLYLQFADVIEKQIKSGLLNVGDKLPSIREVCAETGYSMSTVSKAYYEVESRSLIESRPQSGYYVSNISARIITEPSASSPVLSVENIEREDLIDLVYGDMRAKDVTMLSLGFPSNELLPIAKLNKGMVQAMRQLPNSGTSYEEIQGNSNLRKEIARWSFTWGGSLTEEDIITTPGCISAISDCLLTLTKPGDTIITESPVYFGILQLARSLGLYVMELPTNMTTGIELEAVKKTLASNKVKACVLMSNFSNPSGSMLPNEHKKEIVRLMEFYNVPLIEDDIHGDLYFGTSRPTNCKTYDESGIVLCCSSVSKTLAPGYRVGWVSAGKFKKEILRTKLYHTISSPTITHEVVGDFLKNGRYENHLRRIRQILNRNCNNYINTVLESFPAGTKVSQPQGGFFLWVELDQKIDTASLYHLAMKHNISIAPGRIFSFQNQFSNCMRLSFGLPWTNELRKSIQTLGKLAEKQL, from the coding sequence ATGAAGAATTCGACTTACTTGTATTTGCAGTTTGCTGATGTTATTGAGAAACAGATAAAATCAGGGCTTTTAAATGTTGGTGACAAACTGCCTTCTATTAGAGAAGTATGTGCCGAAACGGGTTACAGCATGAGTACTGTAAGCAAGGCTTATTATGAGGTAGAAAGCAGATCGCTGATAGAATCTCGTCCGCAATCTGGTTATTATGTGAGTAATATTTCGGCGCGAATTATTACAGAACCTTCTGCGAGTTCGCCTGTTTTGAGCGTTGAAAACATTGAAAGAGAAGACTTAATTGATTTGGTTTACGGCGATATGCGCGCCAAAGATGTTACAATGCTTTCGCTTGGTTTTCCTTCTAATGAATTACTTCCCATTGCAAAGTTGAATAAAGGAATGGTTCAAGCTATGCGTCAGCTGCCCAACAGCGGTACGAGTTATGAGGAAATTCAAGGAAATAGTAATCTTAGAAAAGAAATTGCGCGCTGGTCATTTACTTGGGGCGGTTCTTTAACGGAAGAAGATATTATCACTACTCCCGGCTGTATTTCTGCAATTTCCGATTGTCTGCTGACTTTAACCAAACCGGGAGATACGATTATTACCGAAAGTCCGGTGTATTTTGGTATTCTTCAATTGGCACGATCTCTCGGATTATATGTGATGGAACTACCAACCAATATGACCACAGGAATCGAACTGGAAGCGGTTAAAAAAACGCTGGCTTCTAACAAAGTAAAAGCCTGCGTTTTGATGAGTAATTTCAGTAATCCATCAGGAAGTATGCTGCCAAATGAGCATAAAAAGGAAATTGTACGATTGATGGAATTTTACAATGTTCCTTTAATTGAAGATGATATTCACGGGGATTTGTATTTTGGCACCAGCCGTCCGACGAATTGTAAAACGTATGATGAAAGCGGCATTGTACTTTGCTGTAGTTCGGTTTCTAAAACGCTGGCTCCGGGATATCGCGTGGGATGGGTTTCTGCGGGAAAATTTAAAAAAGAGATTTTGAGAACCAAATTGTATCATACGATCTCCTCTCCTACTATTACACATGAAGTTGTGGGTGATTTTTTGAAAAACGGACGTTACGAAAATCATCTCCGAAGAATCCGGCAGATTTTAAATCGAAATTGTAATAATTATATCAATACCGTTTTAGAATCTTTTCCGGCAGGAACAAAGGTAAGTCAGCCGCAGGGCGGTTTTTTCCTTTGGGTTGAATTAGATCAGAAAATCGATACGGCTTCATTGTATCATTTGGCTATGAAACACAATATTAGTATTGCGCCTGGAAGGATTTTTTCTTTTCAAAATCAATTTTCAAATTGTATGCGTTTGAGTTTTGGTCTTCCGTGGACAAACGAATTAAGAAAGTCCATTCAGACTTTAGGGAAACTGGCTGAAAAACAATTATAA
- a CDS encoding EamA family transporter — translation MKTTKYYIAAIAAFTTWGFFSLVLRPIHDYASIDILFYRVFSCSILMLLIALLFKRNKIKETVVLFKSLSAPEKKKAVLLNIGGSFFLMANWFTFIYAMNHVTVKAASLAYLVCPILTTLLAFFILKEKLVKTQWLAVSLSILGILLLSYADIMDMFFGIIIGLTYACYLVSQRINKGFDKFIMLTFHITLSALVLLPFYPTYSGPVPTEFRFYFFIETIAIVFTIIPLFLNLYALSGINSSTVGMLLNINPMIAFMLAAFFFKENISPLQIAAYALVFIAVLIFNSHHLFAIKQKYILSSKDSQ, via the coding sequence GTGAAAACAACAAAATACTATATAGCCGCTATTGCCGCCTTTACAACTTGGGGATTTTTCAGTCTGGTTTTACGACCAATTCATGATTACGCGTCAATTGATATTTTGTTTTACAGAGTTTTTAGCTGCAGTATTTTAATGCTCTTGATTGCTTTGTTATTCAAAAGAAACAAAATAAAAGAAACAGTAGTTTTGTTCAAATCACTTTCTGCTCCCGAAAAGAAAAAAGCAGTTTTGCTAAACATTGGCGGAAGCTTCTTTTTGATGGCAAACTGGTTTACGTTTATTTATGCCATGAATCACGTAACCGTAAAAGCTGCATCGCTGGCGTATTTGGTCTGCCCGATTTTAACCACTTTACTAGCCTTTTTTATATTAAAAGAAAAATTAGTGAAAACACAATGGCTGGCGGTAAGTCTAAGTATATTGGGGATTCTGCTTTTGTCGTATGCTGATATTATGGATATGTTTTTCGGAATCATTATCGGACTTACATATGCGTGTTATTTGGTGAGCCAGCGTATAAATAAAGGTTTTGATAAATTCATCATGCTGACTTTTCACATTACCTTGTCAGCTTTGGTTTTATTGCCTTTTTATCCAACATACAGCGGACCAGTGCCAACTGAATTCAGGTTTTATTTCTTCATTGAAACTATTGCCATTGTCTTTACTATAATTCCGTTATTTCTCAATTTGTATGCACTTTCAGGAATCAATTCTTCAACTGTGGGAATGTTGTTGAATATCAATCCGATGATTGCTTTTATGCTGGCTGCTTTTTTCTTTAAAGAAAATATAAGTCCGTTACAAATTGCAGCTTACGCATTAGTATTTATTGCCGTGTTAATTTTTAATTCACATCATCTTTTTGCCATAAAGCAAAAATATATCCTGTCGTCTAAAGATTCTCAATAG